A DNA window from candidate division WOR-3 bacterium contains the following coding sequences:
- a CDS encoding class I SAM-dependent methyltransferase — translation MPLESISCCFCDNNDTKVLYQIGDFKIVKCKNCGLVYTNPRLSCADLNQLYNDHYFRSQNPLTLGYENYLNDAENIIKTFQKRWALIERHLTTNGRRILDIGCAYGFLLNYLQKKGYETYGIELSKNAADYAIRNFKLKVFTKQLREIKFEDNYFDVITIWDVIEHFPNPKLELLEIKRILKPGGILSVITPDSGSFQARFWGGRWVEYLRPAEHLYFFSKKILIKKISELGFDVITIGTAGKFVSIRFVLDRLKAYNKFLFTAIEKIGSYLKINEKIFYVDPKDKMFINFRKR, via the coding sequence ATGCCACTGGAAAGTATATCCTGTTGTTTCTGCGATAATAATGACACTAAGGTTCTTTACCAAATTGGCGACTTTAAAATTGTAAAATGTAAAAATTGTGGATTAGTGTATACCAACCCAAGACTTTCCTGTGCTGATTTGAACCAACTTTACAACGATCACTATTTTCGAAGTCAAAATCCATTAACTTTAGGCTATGAAAATTATCTAAATGATGCCGAAAATATTATTAAAACATTCCAAAAACGCTGGGCGTTAATTGAACGACACTTGACAACTAATGGCCGACGAATTTTAGATATTGGTTGTGCCTACGGATTTCTATTAAACTATCTTCAGAAAAAAGGTTACGAAACCTACGGAATTGAACTCTCGAAAAATGCCGCTGATTATGCTATCAGGAATTTTAAATTAAAGGTTTTCACCAAACAATTGCGGGAAATTAAGTTTGAAGATAATTATTTTGATGTCATAACAATTTGGGATGTAATTGAACACTTTCCTAATCCTAAACTGGAGCTTTTAGAAATAAAGCGAATTCTAAAGCCTGGTGGAATTTTATCAGTTATTACTCCAGACTCTGGAAGTTTTCAAGCTAGATTTTGGGGTGGACGGTGGGTTGAGTATCTTCGTCCCGCGGAACACCTCTATTTTTTTTCAAAAAAGATATTAATTAAAAAAATATCTGAGCTCGGCTTTGATGTTATTACCATTGGAACGGCCGGGAAATTTGTCAGTATAAGATTTGTTCTTGACCGACTGAAAGCATATAATAAATTCTTATTTACTGCCATTGAAAAAATTGGCAGTTATTTAAAAATAAACGAAAAGATCTTTTATGTTGATCCCAAAGACAAAATGTTTATAAACTTCCGAAAACGATGA
- a CDS encoding urea transporter, which yields MKNCLTIILSSILDSYSVIFFIDNKKSTHSTLLGLIILLASFTNPVVGLSGLWGVLISLAFAWLVRLTDFVRTTSYYSFNSLLVSLGVGYFLGRSFDNYLILLGIIFLLAIFVTILSVSLENFLRNYLALPVLSLPFVLILLLTLAIYNNRINPIWAFKTFVLGGEFLPTWLNLYLKSLGSIIFSPNLVAGALVFLVILIYSRIMGLLSLVGFFVGCGVIRALGVFDPDALMLLGFNTILTAIAIGGVFFVPDITSVLLAVIASGVGVILGLGFQNLLAPWQLPVVAIPFNLVVLVILYGFKHRLSNLRPYLVPFYMGSPEENLEYYNIRIVRFPGQSYYQFYLPFNGEWIVSQGNKDQITHRYDWQYAWDFEVADEEGRRFIRNGQELEDYYAYDKPVLAPADGVVVKIVDWILDNPIGVVNTKENWGNFIVLEHQGRVYSLLAHLKYNSIKVREGEYVKAGQVLASCGNSGRSLIPHLHFHIQANPEVGSRTIRADIVNYLQRTLNQPGLVWIKIGCPQKNDVVSNFPAEAHIQELLNFRLGNQLKYKVVTNHKIFYEAWEVKLDFWGNLYLEANNRARAYFSVNHGIFYLLKFEGRPNSALYALALALPSFGYVRHKSYTFTDQPPIISSLPLGIRILHDALSFLTRPLRFSARYQVSPVSDETIKISGDIGLYFMKFKLKNYQSDVEFDQTYGIRKITVRFDTQNVFTAERIS from the coding sequence GTGAAGAATTGTCTTACAATAATTTTAAGCTCAATCTTAGATAGTTATTCGGTAATTTTTTTTATCGACAATAAAAAATCAACCCACAGCACACTTCTTGGGCTAATTATTTTGCTCGCCAGTTTTACTAATCCAGTCGTTGGACTCTCTGGGCTTTGGGGAGTTTTGATTTCGCTAGCTTTCGCTTGGTTAGTACGGTTAACTGATTTTGTGCGAACCACTAGTTATTACAGTTTTAATAGCTTATTAGTTTCGTTAGGAGTTGGGTATTTTCTTGGTCGATCGTTTGACAATTATTTAATACTTTTGGGAATAATATTCTTACTAGCGATTTTTGTGACGATTCTTTCGGTTAGTTTAGAAAACTTTTTGCGGAATTATTTAGCACTGCCTGTCTTGAGTCTGCCCTTTGTTTTAATTTTGCTTCTTACATTAGCAATATATAACAATCGAATTAACCCAATATGGGCTTTTAAAACTTTCGTGCTCGGAGGGGAATTTTTACCAACTTGGCTTAATTTATATTTAAAAAGTCTTGGTAGTATTATTTTTAGCCCAAATCTCGTAGCCGGTGCTTTGGTGTTTTTAGTAATCCTAATCTACTCTCGAATTATGGGATTGCTTTCCCTTGTTGGATTTTTTGTCGGTTGTGGCGTTATAAGAGCCTTGGGTGTTTTCGATCCTGATGCACTAATGCTTTTGGGATTTAATACGATATTAACGGCCATTGCAATTGGTGGGGTGTTTTTTGTGCCTGATATTACATCAGTACTCTTGGCCGTTATCGCCAGTGGCGTAGGTGTGATCTTAGGTTTAGGGTTTCAAAATCTCCTAGCTCCTTGGCAACTGCCGGTTGTGGCAATTCCTTTCAATTTAGTGGTGCTGGTAATTCTTTATGGGTTTAAGCATCGTTTGAGTAATCTTCGGCCGTATCTCGTCCCATTTTATATGGGTTCCCCGGAAGAAAATTTAGAGTATTATAATATTCGAATTGTCCGATTTCCAGGTCAAAGTTATTATCAATTTTATCTGCCATTTAATGGCGAATGGATTGTAAGCCAGGGTAATAAAGACCAAATTACTCATCGATACGACTGGCAATATGCCTGGGATTTTGAAGTTGCTGATGAGGAAGGTCGAAGATTTATCCGAAACGGTCAAGAATTAGAAGATTATTATGCGTATGATAAGCCGGTCTTGGCGCCGGCTGATGGTGTTGTAGTTAAGATAGTGGATTGGATTTTAGACAATCCGATTGGGGTCGTTAATACTAAAGAGAATTGGGGTAATTTTATTGTTCTAGAACATCAAGGACGAGTTTACTCGTTACTAGCGCATCTGAAATATAATAGCATTAAGGTTCGAGAAGGCGAATATGTCAAGGCCGGTCAGGTTTTAGCTAGTTGTGGTAATTCTGGTCGCTCCTTAATACCCCATTTGCATTTTCACATTCAAGCTAATCCTGAGGTTGGTTCTCGGACGATTCGAGCCGATATTGTTAACTATTTGCAACGCACCCTTAATCAGCCAGGTTTAGTTTGGATAAAAATCGGCTGTCCTCAGAAAAATGATGTGGTGAGTAATTTTCCAGCTGAGGCGCATATTCAAGAACTACTTAACTTTCGCTTAGGAAATCAGCTCAAATATAAGGTTGTCACCAATCACAAGATATTTTATGAAGCCTGGGAAGTAAAGCTTGATTTTTGGGGCAATTTATATTTGGAAGCCAATAATCGCGCCCGAGCGTATTTTAGTGTTAATCACGGAATTTTTTATCTATTAAAATTTGAGGGACGACCCAATAGTGCACTTTACGCCTTAGCCTTAGCCTTACCAAGCTTTGGCTATGTGCGTCATAAAAGTTATACATTTACTGACCAACCTCCGATTATTAGTAGTTTACCCCTAGGCATTAGAATCCTACACGACGCCTTAAGTTTTCTAACCCGACCACTAAGGTTTAGCGCTCGCTATCAAGTAAGTCCAGTTTCTGACGAGACAATTAAAATCTCGGGCGATATCGGACTATATTTTATGAAGTTTAAGTTAAAGAACTATCAAAGCGATGTGGAATTTGATCAAACTTACGGAATCAGAAAAATCACGGTGCGTTTTGATACTCAAAATGTATTTACGGCCGAACGCATAAGCTAA